The following is a genomic window from Hydrogenobaculum sp. Y04AAS1.
GGAGTAAAGGTAAAAGCTTCACCATCTAGCGGAGGAGATATATCCTCCAGTGGAAACTGGCTTGTATCAATGCTAATATCTTGGTTTCCGGTACTTTTGTTTGCTGGTATTTGGATTTTAATGATGAGACAAATGGGAAACGGTGGACCCACAAGAGCGTTCTCTTTTGGAAAATCTAAAGCGAAAGTGTATATAGAAGAAAAACCAAACGTAAAGCTAGACAATGTAGCTGGTATGGATGAAGTTAAAGAAGAAGTGGCTGAAGTTATAGAATATTTAAAAGACCCGGCAAGATTTAGAAAATTAGGTGGTAGACCTCCAAAGGGAATACTGTTTTATGGAGAACCAGGCGTTGGAAAGACACTTTTAGCTAAGGCTCTTGCAGGAGAAGCACACGTACCTTTCATATCGGTATCTGGATCAGATTTTGTTGAGATGTTTGTAGGTGTAGGTGCCGCTAGAATGAGAGATACGTTTGAAACAGCTCGTAAAAATGCCCCTTGTATAGTATTTATAGATGAGATTGATGCGGTAGGAAGAAGCAGAGGGGCTATCAACCTAGGTGGTAACGACGAAAGAGAACAAACATTAAACCAGCTTCTGGTAGAAATGGATGGTTTTGACACTTCTGAAGGTATACTCATAATAGCAGCTACAAATAGACCAGATATTTTAGATCCAGCTCTTCTAAGACCAGGAAGGTTTGATAGACAAATATTTATTCCAAAGCCAGATGTAAAAGGAAGATACGAGATATTAAAAGTACACGCTAAAAATAAACCGCTTGCAAAGGATGTAGATTTAGAGCTTATAGCAAGAGCAACGCCCGGATTTACAGGAGCTGACCTTGAGAACATATTAAACGAAGCAGCGCTTTTGGCAGCTAGAAAAAGAAAAGATCTTATACATATGGAGGATTTGGAAGAAGCTATAGATAGAGTTATGATGGGGTTGGAAAGAAGAGGTATGGCCATATCGCCAAAAGAAAAAGAAAAAATAGCTGTTCATGAAGCAGGACACGCTTTAATGGGGCTTATGATGCCAGACGCAGA
Proteins encoded in this region:
- the ftsH gene encoding ATP-dependent zinc metalloprotease FtsH, which encodes MQTAKNILIWFLIIGFMIVAFNLFEEKGSSSPSATPMSLTTLVDMVKQNKIGEADIKGDKIIAYTKDGQKVETYIPKGYTSIIDEMIKDGVKVKASPSSGGDISSSGNWLVSMLISWFPVLLFAGIWILMMRQMGNGGPTRAFSFGKSKAKVYIEEKPNVKLDNVAGMDEVKEEVAEVIEYLKDPARFRKLGGRPPKGILFYGEPGVGKTLLAKALAGEAHVPFISVSGSDFVEMFVGVGAARMRDTFETARKNAPCIVFIDEIDAVGRSRGAINLGGNDEREQTLNQLLVEMDGFDTSEGILIIAATNRPDILDPALLRPGRFDRQIFIPKPDVKGRYEILKVHAKNKPLAKDVDLELIARATPGFTGADLENILNEAALLAARKRKDLIHMEDLEEAIDRVMMGLERRGMAISPKEKEKIAVHEAGHALMGLMMPDADPLHKVSIIPRGMALGVTTQLPIDDKHIYDKADLLSRIHILMGGRCAEEVFYGKDGITTGAENDLQRATDLAYRIVATWGMSENVGPISVRRNINPFLGGSTVTEGSPDLLKEIDKEVQKLLASAYEETKRVIAENKEALSSVVKRLIEKETIDCKEFVEILSLHGVEVKNACKQEESLEKKENNVEPKIDKNVVNV